Proteins found in one Rhodobacteraceae bacterium D3-12 genomic segment:
- a CDS encoding acyl-CoA dehydrogenase family protein, giving the protein MDLNFTQEELDFRDEIRTWIKSALPEELATKVRNEAPLTKAEMESWQLILNDKGWLTYTWPVEFGGTGWGPVKQFIFEEEMAYACAPRILPFGLRMLAPVLQKFGSKEQQDYYLPRMCDGTHWWCQGYSEPGAGSDLASLKTAAVRDGDHYIVNGQKTWTTLGQHADMIFCLVRTSNEGKRQEGISFLLIDMKTPGIEVRPIQTIDGGHEVNEVWFTDVKVPVENLVGEENKGWTYAKYLLTHERTNIAGVGKSNQMLDRLKDLAAKQKRNGKPLIDDPLFAARVARVEIDLMTMEVTNNRVLAQAEAGGAPGPESSMLKILGTEIAQEIDDLTRRALGSSALALTPEVDDPGYNGEHVTPEGFAHASEVYFNHRKTTIYGGSNEIQKNIITKMIVGL; this is encoded by the coding sequence ATGGACCTGAACTTTACCCAAGAAGAGCTGGATTTCCGTGATGAAATCCGCACATGGATCAAATCCGCCCTCCCCGAGGAGCTGGCGACCAAAGTGCGCAACGAAGCACCGCTCACCAAGGCGGAAATGGAAAGCTGGCAGCTTATCCTCAACGACAAGGGCTGGCTCACCTATACTTGGCCGGTAGAATTCGGCGGCACCGGTTGGGGGCCCGTGAAACAATTCATCTTCGAAGAGGAAATGGCCTATGCCTGCGCCCCGCGCATTCTTCCCTTCGGCTTGCGGATGCTGGCGCCCGTGCTGCAGAAATTCGGCTCCAAAGAGCAGCAGGACTACTACCTGCCGCGCATGTGTGACGGCACCCATTGGTGGTGTCAGGGCTATTCCGAGCCGGGCGCGGGCTCCGACCTCGCCTCGCTCAAAACCGCCGCTGTACGCGATGGCGACCACTATATCGTCAACGGTCAAAAGACTTGGACCACCCTGGGCCAGCACGCCGACATGATCTTCTGCCTCGTGCGCACCTCGAACGAGGGCAAGCGGCAGGAGGGCATCTCTTTCCTTCTGATCGACATGAAAACACCGGGCATCGAAGTCCGCCCGATCCAAACGATTGATGGCGGCCACGAGGTCAACGAAGTCTGGTTCACCGATGTGAAGGTGCCCGTCGAAAACCTCGTGGGCGAGGAAAACAAAGGCTGGACCTATGCCAAGTACCTGCTGACCCACGAGCGGACCAACATCGCAGGCGTCGGCAAATCCAACCAGATGCTCGACCGCCTCAAGGACCTCGCCGCCAAGCAAAAGCGCAACGGCAAGCCGCTGATCGACGATCCGCTGTTCGCGGCGCGTGTGGCGCGGGTTGAAATCGACCTGATGACCATGGAAGTCACCAACAACCGCGTCTTGGCACAGGCCGAAGCCGGTGGCGCCCCCGGACCTGAAAGCTCGATGCTCAAGATCCTCGGCACCGAGATCGCGCAAGAGATCGACGATCTTACCCGCCGCGCGCTCGGCTCCTCCGCGCTCGCCCTCACGCCCGAGGTGGATGACCCCGGCTACAACGGCGAACACGTCACCCCCGAAGGCTTCGCCCATGCGTCCGAAGTCTATTTCAACCACCGCAAGACCACGATCTATGGCGGTTCAAACGAAATTCAAAAGAACATCATCACCAAGATGATCGTCGGACTCTGA
- the era gene encoding GTPase Era, protein MTTRCGFIALIGEPNAGKSTLTNHMVGAKVSIVTHKVQTTRARIRGVALEGEAQLVFVDTPGLFRPRRRLDRAMVAAAWGGAADADIIVLMIEAHRGITEGVETILEGLAELPPGRPIALAINKIDKLEAPQLLALTKEMNARFPFAETFMISAEKGHGVKDLRAWLAARLPDGPWLYPEDQIADLPMRMIAAEITREKLTLRLHQELPYQLTVETEAWEERKDGSARIDQIIYVMRDGHKGIVLGKKGETIKAISTLARQELEEFLGRKIHLFLQVKVRPNWLEERERYSEMGLDFKDGN, encoded by the coding sequence ATGACCACACGCTGCGGCTTCATCGCCCTGATCGGAGAGCCCAACGCGGGCAAATCGACGCTGACCAATCACATGGTCGGCGCCAAGGTCTCGATCGTGACCCACAAGGTGCAAACCACCCGCGCCCGCATCCGCGGCGTCGCCCTCGAAGGCGAGGCACAGCTCGTCTTCGTTGACACGCCCGGCCTCTTTCGTCCGCGCCGCCGGCTTGACCGCGCCATGGTCGCCGCCGCATGGGGCGGGGCCGCCGACGCCGACATCATCGTCTTGATGATCGAGGCCCATCGCGGCATCACCGAAGGCGTCGAAACCATCCTCGAAGGGCTCGCCGAATTGCCCCCGGGCCGCCCCATCGCGCTCGCCATCAACAAAATCGACAAACTCGAAGCGCCCCAACTCCTCGCCCTGACCAAAGAGATGAACGCCCGCTTCCCCTTCGCCGAAACCTTCATGATCTCGGCTGAAAAAGGCCACGGCGTCAAAGACTTGCGCGCATGGCTCGCCGCCCGCCTTCCCGATGGCCCTTGGCTCTATCCCGAAGACCAGATCGCCGATCTGCCAATGCGCATGATCGCCGCCGAAATCACCCGCGAAAAACTCACCCTGCGCCTACATCAGGAACTGCCCTACCAGCTCACAGTGGAAACCGAAGCTTGGGAAGAACGCAAAGACGGCTCCGCCCGAATAGATCAGATCATCTATGTCATGCGCGACGGCCACAAAGGCATCGTGCTCGGCAAAAAAGGCGAAACGATCAAGGCCATCTCGACCCTCGCACGTCAGGAATTGGAAGAATTCCTTGGCCGCAAAATCCACCTTTTCCTGCAGGTAAAAGTCCGCCCCAACTGGCTGGAAGAACGCGAACGCTATTCCGAAATGGGCCTCGATTTCAAAGATGGCAACTAA
- a CDS encoding SAP domain-containing protein — translation MVQREEGRPAIADISNGTELKRWYWRKDELVAQARVLGLKVTGAKFTLLERIAHFLDTGRKDLPGDGAAPKATSRFDWHSEVLSEETQITDTYRNTQNVRRFFKAAVGPSFKFNIAFMEWMRSNTGKTLGDAVAAYLDIKGEQAAPGARTRIKAHNQFNQYTRDILSENPGLSIEDVRRIWARKIALPSESGRHEYHPSDLELEGP, via the coding sequence ATGGTGCAGCGCGAAGAGGGTCGCCCGGCGATCGCAGACATCAGCAACGGCACAGAGTTGAAACGCTGGTATTGGCGCAAGGACGAGCTTGTAGCGCAGGCGCGTGTGTTGGGCTTGAAGGTCACAGGCGCGAAGTTCACGCTGCTTGAGCGGATCGCGCATTTTCTTGATACAGGCCGCAAGGATTTGCCCGGTGATGGCGCTGCGCCCAAGGCCACGTCACGATTTGACTGGCACAGCGAGGTGTTGAGCGAGGAGACGCAGATCACCGACACTTACCGTAACACGCAAAATGTGAGGCGGTTCTTCAAGGCGGCGGTTGGGCCGTCGTTCAAGTTTAACATCGCTTTCATGGAGTGGATGCGATCGAACACAGGCAAGACGTTGGGTGATGCAGTCGCAGCGTACCTTGATATCAAAGGTGAGCAGGCCGCGCCGGGCGCACGCACGCGGATCAAGGCCCACAATCAGTTCAATCAGTATACGCGCGATATACTAAGCGAAAATCCGGGTCTGAGTATTGAGGACGTGCGGCGTATCTGGGCCAGAAAGATAGCTTTGCCATCCGAGAGCGGGCGGCATGAGTATCACCCGAGCGATCTGGAGCTGGAGGGGCCGTAA
- a CDS encoding acyl-CoA dehydrogenase, with product MDFTHTDTRRMLADTVERYLRDKYPLAARVEAGNSDAGFQPEHWEGMAELGVFAALFTEDQGGFGGEGFDIAVVFEELGKRLVNEPVMDGALVPGAILAAAGHSDAVENIIGGAARYALAAEEPHALYDLTEVETTASGTGDSVTLSGRKTVVRSASGASGYIVSARGGAGISLYLVAADASGITTRDYTTVDGGRASELTFADTPATLLVEDGAAALGDASARAIVAISAEALGIMQTIREMTIEYLRTRKQFGVVIGQFQALQHRTAEMLLEIEQARSAVINAAAALDKPAGERDRIMAATKFAIGRIGRLVAEESIQLHGGIGMTWEYDLGHFAKRLIMIDHEWGDQDFHLTRFIALGKAA from the coding sequence ATGGACTTTACCCATACAGACACCCGCCGGATGCTGGCCGATACGGTCGAACGCTACCTGCGTGACAAATACCCCCTCGCCGCCCGTGTCGAGGCCGGAAATTCCGACGCCGGCTTCCAGCCGGAGCACTGGGAAGGCATGGCCGAACTCGGCGTTTTCGCCGCGCTCTTTACCGAAGACCAAGGTGGCTTTGGCGGCGAAGGCTTCGACATCGCGGTTGTCTTCGAAGAACTCGGCAAACGCCTCGTGAACGAGCCTGTGATGGACGGCGCGCTCGTGCCCGGCGCCATCCTTGCCGCAGCAGGCCACTCCGACGCGGTCGAGAACATCATTGGCGGCGCGGCCCGCTATGCGCTCGCCGCCGAAGAGCCCCACGCGCTCTATGACCTCACCGAGGTCGAGACGACCGCCAGCGGCACCGGCGACAGCGTGACCCTCTCGGGCCGCAAAACCGTTGTGCGTTCGGCAAGCGGCGCAAGCGGCTATATCGTCTCGGCGCGGGGCGGCGCGGGCATCTCGCTCTACCTCGTCGCGGCTGATGCGTCGGGCATTACCACGCGTGACTACACCACCGTCGACGGCGGGCGCGCTTCCGAGCTGACCTTCGCCGACACGCCCGCGACCCTGCTGGTCGAGGACGGCGCAGCCGCGCTTGGCGATGCCTCTGCCCGCGCCATCGTCGCGATTTCCGCCGAGGCGCTCGGGATCATGCAAACGATCCGCGAGATGACCATCGAATACCTGCGCACCCGCAAGCAATTCGGCGTCGTCATCGGCCAGTTTCAGGCGCTGCAACACCGCACCGCCGAAATGCTGCTCGAAATCGAGCAGGCCCGCTCGGCCGTGATCAACGCCGCCGCCGCGCTGGATAAACCCGCCGGCGAGCGTGACCGCATCATGGCCGCCACCAAATTCGCAATCGGGCGTATCGGGCGGCTGGTTGCCGAAGAAAGCATCCAACTGCACGGCGGGATCGGCATGACGTGGGAATATGACCTTGGCCACTTTGCCAAGCGGCTCATCATGATCGACCATGAATGGGGCGATCAGGATTTCCACCTCACCCGCTTCATCGCGTTGGGCAAAGCCGCCTGA
- a CDS encoding DUF1491 family protein, which translates to MARLTAEFWVHAYLARLRSHDIPAFVTAHGDDTAGAVLVKLNTLDGHARAYHRTFDLMTGARKWGLLVDAPEPEVDSSIARQRGFDPDLWVIEVEDRAGRHLLDEPGLSD; encoded by the coding sequence ATGGCCCGTCTCACTGCCGAATTCTGGGTCCACGCCTACCTCGCCCGCCTGCGCAGCCACGACATCCCCGCCTTCGTGACGGCCCATGGCGACGACACCGCCGGTGCCGTGCTGGTCAAGCTCAACACGCTCGACGGCCACGCCCGCGCCTACCACCGGACGTTTGACCTCATGACCGGCGCACGCAAATGGGGCCTTCTCGTTGACGCGCCCGAACCCGAAGTCGACAGCTCCATTGCCCGCCAGCGCGGCTTTGACCCCGACCTCTGGGTCATCGAAGTCGAAGACCGCGCCGGACGTCACCTGCTCGATGAACCCGGCCTCTCTGATTGA